Proteins encoded in a region of the Podarcis muralis chromosome 2, rPodMur119.hap1.1, whole genome shotgun sequence genome:
- the NCR3 gene encoding natural cytotoxicity triggering receptor 3: MGLMDLKAIHLMLTLITASQAQELLMVSQPSSAEGTEGGSVTLTCSYNSTSEPKVGSFRWVKEPGVEVRKTTREFMGRVSPTSEQAFLLGRRADIEIQDLRHYDSGVYRCVVKIPGFPETSGNGTELHVLREDLKGSNSAPQRDTMVLIWLLLRAVLCTFGITTTALVTRLYYGKRSPQNRPLHRRENKYKATSRN, translated from the exons CTTCCCAGGCTCAAGAACTCCTCATGGTCTCCCAGCCCAGCTCAGCAGAAGGCACGGAAGGTGGTTCCGTCACCTTGACCTGTTCCTACAACTCCACCTCAGAGCCCAAGGTTGGGAGCTTCCGGTGGGTGAAGGAGCCAGGGGTGGAGGTCAGAAAGACCACCCGGGAATTCATGGGAAGAGTGAGTCCCACCTCAGAGCAGGCCTTCCTCTTGGGGAGAAGAGCCGACATAGAGATACAGGATCTGAGACATTACGACTCGGGGGTGTATCGATGCGTGGTGAAGATCCCTGGATTCCCGGAGACATCAGGGAACGGGACTGAGCTTCATGTGCTTAGAGAAGACCTGAAAG GATCTAATTCTGCACCACAACGGGATACCATGGTCCTCATATGGCTTCTCCTGCGTGCCGTTCTCTGTACCTTTGGAATTACAACCACTGCTTTGGTGACACGTCTTTATTATGGGAAGAGAT CTCCACAAAACAGGCCATTGCACCGCAGAGAGAACAAATATAAAGCAACAAGCAGGAATTGA